In one Brachyhypopomus gauderio isolate BG-103 unplaced genomic scaffold, BGAUD_0.2 sc425, whole genome shotgun sequence genomic region, the following are encoded:
- the LOC143506180 gene encoding teneurin-1-like, with translation MDITLSTEPHMALPGALPGVVHPTVGRCNITLPGEQSHSLIEWRQRRDQDRGNYTTYERRLRAHSRNVLSIDYSQASRVGKIYDDHRKFTLRVQYDDHGRPTLWSPSRFSEVGVSYTPDGLVSSIQRGNWSERRDYDNGRLSTRTWSSGKTWSYTFMEKSLQLLLHSQRRYTFEFDQTDFLMSVTLPSMVKHALQTSLSIGYYRNTYTPPDAPGHALVQDYAQDGRLLQTLWLGTGRRVLYRYSRVGRLTEVIYDSTLVSFSYDESSGALKTIHLMQEGFVCTIRYRQTGPLVGRQIYRFSEEGLVNARFDYSYNNFRVTSMQAMINETPLPIDLYRYVDVSGRVEQFGKFSVISYDLNQVITTHAMKHTKIYNANGQLVEVQYEILKAITFWMTLQYNSLGQLMSCDVRVGVEGNVSRRSYEYDPDGQLQASALDERPQWRYSYDLNGNINLLSSGASGRLTPLRYDLRDRITRLGELQYRTDQDGFLRSRGTLLFSYTSGGLLAGALERESGRRVWYGYDGLGRRVSSRSSDGARLQFFYADLGHPTRVTHLYNHTGAHITSLYYDLQGHLIAMEMSSGEEFYVACDVGGTPLAVFSSRGQVVKELRYTPYGDVYQDSNPTFHLPFGFQGGLYDPLTRLVHLGRRDYDVVAGRWTTPNHELWADVSVDPKPFNLYTFKNNYPLGPLQDVATFTTDISSWLQLFGFQLHNVVPGFPKLSEENAEQTYEMMIMQTHTQSWDPSKVVLGIQCELQRHLQNFISLDRLPMTPANGKLGGRQGRRPRFSALSSIFGKGVKFSIHNGVVATEIMGVASEDSRRVAAVLHGSVYLRSLHFTIDGRDTHYFTKAGPLEADLGVVGGGAGGGVRVLENGVNVSVSQMSAVIGGETRRFAEMVLQQGVLCLNIRYGSTPDEERTRLLEAARLRAIQGAWLWEQRRVQEGEGGARAWTDKEREELLSEGRVSGFEGFYILPVEQHPELADSPFNINLIKPTDKRRKRGTS, from the exons ATGGACATCACTCTCAGTACTGAGCCCCACATGGCGTTGCCAGGGGCGTTGCCGGGTGTGGTCCACCCCACAGTGGGCAGGTGCAACATCACGTTACCAGGGGAACAGAGTCACAGTCTCATCGAGTGGAGGCAGAGGAGAGATCAGGACAGAGGGAACTACACCACCTACGAGAGGAGACTACGG GCTCACAGTAGGAATGTTCTGTCTATAGACTACAGTCAGGCGTCACGTGTGGGGAAGATTTATGACGACCACCGTAAGTTCACGCTGCGTGTGCAGTATGACGATCACGGGCGCCCCACCCTCTGGAGCCCCAGCAGGTTCAGCGAGGTGGGGGTCAGCTACACCCCCGACGGCCTGGTCTCCTCCATCCAGCGGGGCAACTGGAGTGAGCGCAGAGACTACGACAACGGCCGCCTCTCCACCCGCACCTGGAGCAGCGGCAAGACCTGGAGCTACACCTTCatggagaag TCACTCCAGCTCTTGCTACACAGTCAGAGACGCTACACGTTCGAGTTCGACCAGACGGACTTCCTCATGTCCGTCACTCTGCCCAGCATGGTCAAACACGCCCTCCAGACCTCCCTCTCCATTGGCTACTACCGCAACACATACACGCCCCCGGACGCCCCTGGCCACGCCCTGGTGCAGGACTACGCGCAGGACGGGCGTCTGCTGCAGACGCTGTGGTTGGGCACGGGCCGGCGTGTGCTGTACCGCTACAGCCGCGTGGGCCGTCTGACAGAGGTTATCTACGACTCCACCCTGGTCAGCTTCAGCTACGACGAGTCCAGCGGAGCACTGAAGACCATCCACCTCATGCAGGAGGGCTTCGTGTGCACCATCCGCTACAGACAGACGG gccCACTGGTAGGTCGGCAGATCTATCGTTTCAGTGAGGAGGGTTTGGTCAACGCCCGATTTGACTACAGCTACAATAACTTCCGGGTCACCAGCATGCAGGCGATGATCAACGAGACTCCGCTGCCCATCGACCTGTACCGCTACGTGGACGTCTCGGGCCGGGTCGAGCAGTTCGGCAAGTTCAGCGTCATCAGCTATGACCTGAACCAGGTCATCACCACTCACGCCATGAAGCACACCAAGATCTACAACGCCAACGGGCAGCTGGTGGAGGTGCAGTATGAGATCCTGAAGGCCATCACCTTCTGGATGACACTGCAGTACAACAGCCTGGGCCAGCTGATGTCGTGCGACGTGCGCGTGGGCGTGGAGGGCAACGTGAGCCGCCGGTCCTACGAGTACGACCCGGACGGGCAGCTGCAGGCGTCTGCGCTGGACGAGCGTCCGCAGTGGCGCTACAGCTACGACCTGAACGGCAACATCAACCTGCTGAGCTCGGGGGCCAGCGGGCGTCTCACGCCGCTACGCTACGACCTGCGGGACCGCATCACGCGGCTGGGCGAGCTGCAGTACCGCACGGACCAGGACGGCTTCCTGCGCAGCCGCGGGACGCTGCTGTTCTCCTACACGTCCGGCGGGCTCCTGGCGGGGGCGCTGGAGAGGGAGAGCGGGCGGCGGGTGTGGTACGGCTACGACGGGCTGGGCCGACGCGTGTCCAGCCGCAGCAGCGACGGGGCTCGCCTGCAGTTCTTCTACGCGGACCTGGGCCACCCCACCCGGGTCACGCACCTGTACAACCACACGGGCGcccacatcacctccctctACTACGACCTGCAGGGACACCTCATCGCCATGGAGATGAGCAGCGGGGAGGAGTTTTACGTGGCGTGCGACGTGGGCGGGACGCCGCTGGCCGTGTTCAGCAGCCGCGGGCAGGTGGTGAAGGAGCTACGCTACACCCCGTACGGAGACGTCTACCAGGACTCCAACCCCACCTTCCACCTGCCCTTCGGCTTCCAGGGCGGCCTTTACGACCCGCTGACACGCCTGGTGCACCTCGGTCGCCGCGACTACGACGTGGTTGCCGGGAGATGGACGACACCCAATCACGAGCTGTGGGCGGACGTGAGCGTAGACCCCAAGCCCTTCAACCTCTACACCTTCAAGAACAACTACCCTCTAGGGCCCCTGCAGGATGTTGCCACGTTCACGACAG atatcAGCAGCTGGCTTCAGCTGTTTGGGTTCCAGCTCCATAACGTGGTTCCTGGTTTCCCCAAACTGTCAGAGGAGAACGCGGAGCAAACTTACGAGATGATGAttatgcagacacacactcagagctGGGACCCCAGCAAg GTTGTTCTCGGTATTCAGTGTGAGCTGCAGAGGCACTTACAGAACTTCATATCACTGGACCGCCTCCCCATGACTCCAGCCAATGGGAAGCTAGGAGGCAGGCAGGGGCGGAGACCCAGATTCTCCGCCCTCTCTTCCATCTTTGGAAAAGGTGTGAAGTTTTCTATCCACAATGGGGTGGTTGCCACGGAGATAATGGGCGTGGCGAGCGAGGACAGTCGTCGAGTGGCGGCGGTGCTGCACGGCTCCGTGTACCTGCGCTCGCTACACTTCACCATCGACGGCCGCGACACGCACTACTTCACCAAGGCCGGCCCCCTGGAGGCGGACCTGGGCGTGGTCGGGGGAGGGGCCGGAGGAGGGGTCAGAGTTCTGGAGAACGGCGTGAATGTGTCGGTGTCCCAGATGAGCGCTGTGATTGGAGGGGAGACCAGGCGGTTTGCTGAGATGGTGCTCCAGCAGGGGGTGCTGTGTCTGAACATCCGTTACGGCAGCACGCCAGACGAGGAGCGAACACGCCTGCTGGAGGCGGCCCGCCTCAGAGCCATACAGGGGGCGTGGCTATGGGAGCAAAGGCGGGTTCAGGAGggtgagggcggggccagagcgTGGACTGATAAGGAAAGGGAGGAGCTCCTGTCAGAGGGGCGTGTCTCAGGGTTTGAGGGATTTTATATCTTACCTGTAGAGCAGCATCCAGAACTGGCAGACAGTCCCTTTAACATCAACCTGATTAAACCCACAGATAAACGCAg GAAACGCGGGACTTCTTAA